A window of Acinetobacter sp. TR3 contains these coding sequences:
- a CDS encoding efflux RND transporter permease subunit codes for MMSQFFIRRPVFAWVIAIFIILFGLLSIPKLPIARFPSVAPPQVNISATYPGATAKTINDSVVTLIERELSGVKNLLYYSSTTDTSGTAEISATFKPGTDVEMAQVDVQNKIKAIEARLPQVVRQQGLQVEASSSGFLMLVGINSPNGQYSEVDLSDYLVRNVVEELKRVEGVGKVQSFGAEKAMRIWVDPNKLVSYGLSISDVNNAIRENNVEIAPGRLGDLPAPKGQLITIPLSAQGQLGDVEQFKNISLKSKTSGSVIKLSDVAEVEMGSQAYNFAILEDGKPATAAAIQLSPGANAVKTAEGVRAKIEELNLNLPDGMQFSIPYDTAPFVKISIEKVIHTLLEAMVLVFIVMYLFLHNVRYTLIPAIVAPIALLGTFAVMLLAGFSINVLTMFGMVLAIGIIVDDAIVVVENVERIMATEGLPPKEATSKAMKEITSPIIGITLVLAAVFLPMAFASGSIGIIYQQFTLTMSVSILFSALLALILTPALCATILKPIDGHHQKKGFFAWFDRSFDKVTKKYELILLKVIKHSIPMMVIFVVITGLTFAGMKYWPTAFMPEEDQGWFMTSFQLPSDATAERTRGVINQFESSLKDNPNVKSNTTIMGWGFSGSGQNVAVAFTTLTDFKDRTSTATATEMTNAVNATMAHSKEGATMAVLPPAIDELGTFSGFSLRLQDRANLGMPALLAAQDQLMEMAAKNKKFYMVWNEGLPQGDNISLKIDRAKLNVLGVKFSDVSDIISTSMGSMYINDFPNQGRMQQVIVQVDAKSRMQLKDILNLKVMGSNGQLVSLSEVVTPQWSKAPQQYNRYNGRPSLSIAGIPNFDTSSGDAMREMEHLIAKLPKGIGYEWTGISLQEKQSESQMAFLLALSMLVVFLVLAALYESWAIPLSVMLVVPLGIFGAVVAIMSRGLMNDVFFKIGLITIIGLSAKNAILIVEFAKMLKEEGMSLVEATVAAAKLRLRPILMTSLAFTCGVIPLVIASGASSETQHALGTGVFGGMISATILAIFFVPVFFIFILGAVEKLFSSKQKNPS; via the coding sequence ATGATGTCACAATTCTTCATTCGCCGTCCTGTCTTCGCATGGGTGATTGCGATTTTCATTATCTTGTTCGGGTTACTGAGCATTCCCAAACTGCCGATTGCCCGCTTTCCAAGTGTTGCACCACCACAAGTCAATATTAGCGCGACTTATCCGGGTGCGACGGCAAAAACTATCAATGATAGCGTCGTCACGCTCATTGAAAGAGAATTATCGGGTGTAAAAAATCTGCTCTATTACAGCTCAACTACGGATACTTCGGGTACGGCAGAAATTTCTGCAACGTTTAAACCGGGTACAGATGTTGAAATGGCACAGGTCGATGTACAAAACAAGATCAAAGCTATTGAAGCTCGTTTACCGCAAGTGGTTCGTCAACAAGGCTTGCAAGTTGAGGCATCGTCTTCGGGCTTCCTGATGCTGGTTGGAATCAATTCACCCAATGGGCAGTATTCCGAAGTTGATCTCAGTGATTATCTGGTCCGTAACGTTGTCGAAGAACTGAAACGTGTTGAAGGCGTGGGTAAAGTTCAATCCTTCGGTGCCGAAAAAGCCATGCGGATTTGGGTTGATCCCAATAAATTGGTGTCTTATGGTCTATCAATTAGTGACGTTAATAATGCCATCCGTGAAAATAACGTCGAGATCGCACCAGGTCGACTCGGTGATCTTCCCGCACCTAAAGGTCAATTGATTACCATCCCATTATCGGCACAAGGTCAATTAGGTGATGTTGAACAATTTAAAAATATCAGCCTCAAAAGTAAAACCAGCGGTAGCGTGATTAAACTTTCTGATGTGGCTGAAGTTGAAATGGGTTCACAGGCCTATAACTTTGCGATTTTAGAAGATGGCAAACCTGCAACGGCTGCTGCGATTCAGCTCAGCCCAGGTGCCAATGCTGTCAAAACAGCGGAAGGTGTCAGAGCAAAAATTGAGGAATTAAACCTGAATTTACCTGATGGCATGCAATTTAGTATTCCTTATGATACCGCACCTTTTGTCAAAATTTCGATTGAAAAAGTGATTCATACCTTACTTGAAGCCATGGTACTGGTTTTCATTGTCATGTATTTATTCTTGCATAATGTTCGCTATACCCTGATTCCAGCGATTGTTGCACCGATTGCATTACTGGGCACTTTTGCGGTGATGCTACTGGCAGGTTTCTCAATCAATGTCCTCACCATGTTTGGTATGGTGCTTGCGATTGGTATTATCGTCGATGATGCGATTGTGGTGGTCGAAAATGTTGAACGAATTATGGCGACTGAAGGACTTCCTCCAAAAGAAGCAACTTCCAAGGCAATGAAGGAAATTACCAGCCCGATTATTGGAATTACCTTAGTCTTGGCAGCGGTGTTCTTACCGATGGCATTTGCCAGTGGTTCGATCGGGATTATCTATCAACAATTTACCTTAACCATGTCAGTCTCAATTCTATTCTCAGCATTATTGGCATTAATCTTAACGCCTGCATTGTGCGCCACGATTCTTAAACCAATTGATGGCCATCATCAGAAGAAAGGCTTTTTTGCATGGTTTGATCGCAGCTTCGATAAGGTCACTAAAAAGTATGAATTGATCCTGCTTAAAGTGATTAAACATAGCATTCCGATGATGGTGATCTTTGTAGTGATTACAGGACTTACCTTTGCAGGTATGAAGTATTGGCCTACAGCCTTTATGCCTGAGGAAGATCAAGGCTGGTTTATGACCTCATTCCAATTGCCATCAGATGCCACTGCTGAAAGAACGCGAGGTGTGATCAATCAATTTGAAAGTAGTCTAAAAGACAATCCAAATGTTAAAAGTAACACAACCATCATGGGTTGGGGCTTTAGTGGCTCAGGTCAAAACGTGGCTGTCGCTTTTACCACATTAACTGACTTTAAAGACCGTACTTCAACAGCAACAGCAACTGAAATGACCAATGCGGTTAATGCCACGATGGCGCACAGTAAAGAAGGTGCAACAATGGCGGTATTACCTCCTGCCATTGATGAATTGGGTACATTTTCGGGCTTTAGCTTACGCTTGCAAGACCGTGCCAACTTAGGTATGCCTGCACTTTTAGCTGCCCAAGACCAGCTCATGGAAATGGCTGCCAAGAACAAAAAATTCTATATGGTCTGGAATGAAGGCTTACCGCAAGGCGACAATATTTCTTTAAAAATTGATCGTGCAAAATTGAATGTTCTGGGTGTGAAATTCTCTGACGTTTCTGACATCATTTCAACGTCAATGGGTTCGATGTATATCAACGATTTCCCAAATCAGGGACGCATGCAACAAGTGATCGTACAGGTCGATGCCAAATCACGTATGCAATTAAAAGATATTTTGAATCTGAAAGTGATGGGTTCAAATGGGCAGTTGGTTTCTCTGTCTGAAGTGGTGACACCGCAATGGAGTAAAGCACCACAACAATACAATCGCTATAACGGTCGTCCATCGTTGAGTATTGCAGGTATCCCGAACTTTGATACCTCATCAGGCGATGCTATGCGTGAAATGGAACACCTGATTGCTAAATTGCCAAAAGGCATCGGTTATGAATGGACAGGTATTTCCTTGCAGGAAAAGCAATCAGAATCGCAGATGGCGTTCTTACTTGCCCTTTCTATGCTGGTGGTATTCCTTGTTCTGGCTGCACTTTATGAAAGTTGGGCAATTCCACTTTCAGTGATGCTGGTCGTGCCTTTGGGTATCTTTGGTGCAGTGGTTGCAATTATGTCTCGAGGCTTGATGAACGATGTATTCTTTAAAATTGGTCTGATTACCATTATTGGTTTATCTGCCAAGAACGCGATTCTGATTGTTGAATTTGCCAAGATGTTGAAAGAAGAAGGCATGAGTTTAGTCGAAGCCACTGTGGCAGCAGCAAAACTCCGTCTACGCCCTATTCTGATGACTTCGTTAGCCTTTACCTGTGGTGTGATTCCATTGGTTATCGCCTCAGGCGCAAGTTCAGAAACACAGCATGCCTTAGGTACAGGTGTATTTGGCGGCATGATTTCAGCGACGATTCTGGCAATCTTCTTTGTTCCAGTGTTCTTCATTTTCATTCTGGGTGCAGTTGAAAAACTGTTTTCCTCGAAACAAAAAAATCCATCTTAA
- a CDS encoding efflux RND transporter periplasmic adaptor subunit codes for MQKHLLLPLFLSIGLVLQGCGSEEAKPAETPTAKVSVLNIQPQLVNFSENLPARVQAFRTAEIRPQVGGIIEKVLFRQGSEVKAGQALYKINAETFQADVNSNRASLNKAEAEVARLKIQLERFEQLLPSNAISKQEVSNAQAAYRQALADVAQMKALLARQNLNLQYATVRAPISGRIGQSFVTEGALVSQGDTNKMATIQQIDKVYVDVKQSISEYETLQAALQSGELSANNEKTVRISNSHGQAYNVTAKMLFEDINVDPETGDVTIRIEVQNPERKLLPGMYVRVNIDRASVPQALLVPAQAIQRNINGDPQVYVINAKGSADIRPIELGQQYDQFYIANKGLKTGDKIVVEGVDRIQPNQKLEISNWKIPETQGAQ; via the coding sequence ATGCAAAAGCATCTATTACTTCCATTATTTTTATCTATCGGACTCGTGCTACAAGGCTGTGGTTCTGAGGAGGCAAAGCCAGCAGAAACACCTACTGCCAAAGTGAGCGTTTTAAATATTCAGCCGCAATTAGTGAACTTTAGTGAAAACTTACCAGCACGGGTACAGGCTTTCCGAACTGCTGAGATTCGCCCTCAAGTCGGCGGTATTATTGAAAAGGTATTATTCAGACAAGGCAGTGAAGTTAAAGCAGGCCAAGCACTTTATAAAATTAACGCGGAAACTTTTCAGGCTGATGTGAATAGTAATCGTGCTTCTCTAAATAAAGCTGAAGCTGAAGTCGCCCGTTTAAAAATTCAATTGGAACGTTTTGAACAATTACTTCCAAGTAATGCAATCAGTAAGCAAGAAGTTAGTAATGCTCAAGCTGCGTATCGTCAGGCTTTGGCGGATGTTGCTCAGATGAAAGCCTTATTAGCTCGTCAAAACCTAAATCTGCAATATGCCACTGTTCGCGCCCCAATTTCAGGTCGTATTGGGCAATCATTCGTAACAGAAGGTGCCCTAGTCAGCCAAGGCGATACAAATAAAATGGCAACCATACAACAGATCGACAAGGTTTATGTGGATGTAAAACAGTCGATTAGTGAATACGAGACTTTGCAGGCTGCGCTACAAAGCGGTGAATTGTCTGCCAATAATGAAAAAACTGTCCGTATTTCTAATAGCCATGGTCAAGCGTATAACGTCACCGCCAAAATGCTATTTGAAGACATTAATGTTGACCCTGAAACAGGTGATGTCACCATTCGTATCGAAGTTCAGAATCCTGAACGGAAACTCCTTCCAGGCATGTATGTGCGAGTGAATATCGACCGTGCTTCAGTGCCTCAAGCTTTGCTAGTCCCTGCCCAAGCAATTCAACGCAATATCAATGGCGACCCGCAAGTTTATGTGATCAATGCCAAAGGTTCCGCAGATATTCGCCCGATTGAACTGGGACAACAATATGATCAGTTCTACATTGCCAATAAAGGCCTTAAAACAGGTGACAAAATCGTTGTGGAAGGTGTTGATCGTATTCAGCCCAATCAAAAACTTGAAATTAGCAACTGGAAAATACCTGAAACACAAGGAGCTCAATGA
- the adeR gene encoding efflux system response regulator transcription factor AdeR: MFEHSFSFDCHDKLILVVEDEYDIGDIIEHYLKREGMRVIRAMNGKQAIEIHAAQTIDLIVLDIKLPELNGWDVLSKIRQKAQTPVIMLTALDQEIDKVMALRIGADDFVVKPFNPNEVVARVQAVLRRTQQSQPVLNRNLSYKNIEINTEIHSVYIHQQHKKVMLNLTLTEYKILLQMIDHPHKVFTRSELLNHCLPDGDALERTVDSHVSKLRKKLEEHGLQQMLINVRGVGYRLDHPQEI, from the coding sequence ATGTTTGAGCATTCCTTTTCTTTCGATTGTCACGATAAACTTATTCTTGTGGTAGAGGATGAGTATGATATTGGAGACATTATCGAGCACTATCTCAAGCGTGAAGGGATGCGTGTCATTCGGGCAATGAATGGCAAACAGGCGATTGAAATCCATGCCGCACAAACAATTGATCTCATTGTGTTGGATATAAAATTGCCTGAACTGAATGGCTGGGACGTGCTGAGCAAAATTCGTCAAAAGGCGCAAACCCCTGTCATTATGCTTACGGCATTGGATCAGGAAATTGATAAGGTCATGGCATTAAGAATTGGTGCGGATGATTTTGTAGTCAAACCCTTTAATCCGAATGAAGTTGTGGCTCGCGTTCAAGCAGTGCTGCGACGAACACAGCAGAGTCAGCCGGTACTTAATAGAAATCTAAGTTATAAGAATATTGAAATTAATACCGAGATTCATAGTGTTTATATTCATCAGCAGCATAAAAAAGTGATGCTAAATTTAACCTTAACTGAATATAAAATCTTACTGCAAATGATTGATCATCCTCATAAAGTATTTACTCGTAGTGAGCTTTTAAATCATTGTCTGCCTGATGGTGATGCATTAGAACGTACAGTAGATAGTCATGTCAGTAAATTAAGAAAAAAATTAGAGGAGCATGGATTGCAGCAGATGTTGATTAACGTGCGTGGGGTCGGTTACCGACTCGATCATCCGCAGGAAATATAG
- the adeS gene encoding two-component sensor histidine kinase AdeS, producing the protein MKSHSGISKQLFIALSIVNLSVTLFSVFLGYFIYNYAIDAGWITLSSLQEDWTEFHFVDWIWLSAVIFCGGIISIIIGMHLAQRFIKPINFLADAAKKISQGDLSARADDSQIHSTEIAELMHNFNSMAKQLESSVKKAQLWNAAIAHELRTPITILQGRLQGVLDGVFKPDEILFKSLLNQVEGLSHLVEDLRTVSLVENQQLRLNHEWVDIQDSVEKVLKIFEQRFTTANLTAQLQLTTTLIFCDRRRIEQILIALFDNAVRYANAGTIRISSSSTAKEWILNIEDEGPGISQEYQQDLFNPFFRLEQSRNKEFGDTGLGLAVVYAIVIAHKGSIEYSNPNQNSVFSIKLPIQKDHI; encoded by the coding sequence ATGAAAAGTCACTCAGGAATCAGTAAACAGCTCTTTATTGCCTTAAGTATTGTGAACTTAAGTGTGACACTTTTTTCAGTTTTTCTGGGCTATTTCATTTATAACTATGCCATCGATGCGGGATGGATTACTTTAAGTTCATTACAAGAAGATTGGACGGAATTCCATTTTGTCGATTGGATTTGGCTATCTGCGGTGATTTTTTGTGGTGGTATCATTTCTATCATTATTGGAATGCATCTTGCCCAACGTTTTATTAAGCCGATCAATTTCTTGGCGGATGCAGCAAAAAAAATTAGTCAGGGCGATCTATCCGCGCGGGCTGATGACAGTCAAATTCATTCCACTGAAATAGCTGAGTTGATGCATAACTTTAATAGTATGGCGAAACAATTAGAAAGTTCTGTTAAAAAAGCCCAACTTTGGAATGCAGCAATTGCACATGAATTAAGAACACCAATCACAATTTTACAAGGACGTTTACAAGGTGTTTTAGATGGTGTTTTTAAACCTGATGAAATCTTATTTAAAAGTCTACTCAATCAAGTTGAGGGTTTGTCTCATCTTGTTGAAGATCTTCGTACAGTGAGCCTTGTTGAAAATCAACAACTACGATTAAATCATGAATGGGTCGATATTCAGGACAGCGTTGAAAAAGTATTAAAAATATTTGAACAAAGATTCACTACAGCAAATTTAACTGCTCAACTGCAATTAACGACGACTCTTATTTTTTGTGACCGACGACGTATCGAACAAATATTAATTGCTTTATTTGATAATGCTGTTCGATACGCCAATGCAGGGACAATTAGAATTTCTTCAAGTAGCACCGCTAAAGAATGGATTTTAAACATTGAAGATGAAGGGCCGGGCATTTCTCAAGAATATCAACAAGATTTATTCAATCCTTTTTTTAGATTGGAACAGTCAAGGAATAAAGAATTTGGTGATACAGGTTTGGGTTTAGCTGTTGTATATGCGATTGTAATTGCGCATAAAGGTTCAATTGAATATAGTAATCCGAATCAGAATAGTGTGTTTAGCATCAAATTACCGATACAAAAAGATCATATATAA
- a CDS encoding COG1470 family protein yields the protein MISRFNKSAVSKTSFIALFGLFLGFHSSIAFAQPKAGSSITNIASGDFYDEQGNLQVINSNAVILTVQPIYSFALQSNQQNIGNIGSKVNFPHVLTNTGNIVDDYKLSLTQLTNDQFNLDNVAVYIDRDQNGEPDDNNNLLNSTTSFRLEAGEFASLVVVGSIPTNVTANNVANFTLTATSQHDNAIAMTVSDTVKVVDDAVIQVTKSQNISTGKTGTEITYTLAYTNTGTAAARLVLRDILATDVTYKSGSGSWGNGSGFLTDADDVETGANAPIKYKVSNGQVDVELASVAALSKGTVSFKVTVNANAAEKVANTADYQQYNASNAILKNTLTNTVIFNVQQTLGVVLNYSPSNANDDGEPNGGLNNLQTQNNTFGGIAKEIQFDNYVWNTGQATDTYNLSFVKSNVPSCAVVRLYHADGRTLLTDTNGDGVIDTGGLAYGTSKRIKLGVYFPSNCTSTSTMDFDITATSVTDTSVKNSTRDRLVNTVAVGESDLYNSNNSGVGVGNVTGSGGQALLVKNAIKGATAVFPLVIRNNSTASNNYNLYASSTAIDINSINTTLPTNWVVKFYNGDATCQTLQAEITSTGNMAAGTTKQYCAVVTVPADTTLTSLPIWFAMKSPMNAQGDSIKDQVDVAVRKLTLANDQQGRINVGGTVVYLHTLKNMGTFVEGDTSGKVSLSVVPQNINDGFTYTLYYDANNNGVLDTTDPIATDLSITGGLNPQSSVQLILKVQAPLTAANGISSAANIVVSATNTIQGLTLTTIQNTDLTTVDPTQLRLTKEQSKDEACTLMNVATATYASNPLTIKPNQCVTYRLTIKNDGSTLAANVVINDVVPAYSILRNALPPSVSKGSVAVSGDQISGNIGALAPQEQAALYFSIQVTP from the coding sequence ATGATAAGCCGATTCAACAAAAGTGCTGTCTCAAAAACTTCATTTATCGCTTTATTTGGCTTATTTTTGGGATTTCATAGTTCTATTGCATTTGCTCAACCTAAAGCAGGAAGTAGTATCACGAATATTGCAAGTGGTGACTTCTATGATGAACAAGGCAATTTGCAAGTTATTAACTCAAATGCAGTTATTTTAACTGTTCAACCAATCTACTCTTTCGCTTTACAAAGTAATCAGCAAAATATCGGAAATATCGGAAGCAAAGTTAACTTCCCGCATGTTTTAACCAATACTGGTAACATCGTAGACGACTATAAATTAAGCCTTACTCAGTTAACGAATGATCAATTTAATTTAGATAATGTAGCCGTTTACATCGATCGGGATCAAAATGGCGAGCCTGATGATAATAATAATTTACTGAATTCGACGACAAGTTTTCGCTTAGAAGCTGGCGAGTTTGCCTCATTAGTTGTCGTTGGAAGTATTCCAACCAACGTAACTGCAAATAATGTTGCTAATTTTACTTTAACAGCTACAAGCCAGCATGATAATGCAATCGCTATGACCGTAAGTGATACAGTAAAAGTTGTGGATGATGCTGTAATTCAAGTGACGAAATCACAGAATATCAGCACAGGTAAAACTGGCACGGAAATTACTTATACTTTAGCTTATACAAATACGGGTACTGCAGCAGCAAGACTCGTATTAAGAGATATTTTAGCTACAGATGTAACATATAAATCGGGTAGCGGTAGTTGGGGGAATGGTTCAGGATTTTTAACTGATGCTGATGATGTTGAGACGGGTGCAAATGCACCAATAAAATATAAAGTGAGTAATGGGCAAGTAGATGTAGAGCTTGCAAGTGTAGCAGCTTTAAGTAAAGGCACAGTAAGTTTTAAAGTCACTGTGAATGCGAATGCTGCTGAAAAAGTTGCGAATACCGCTGATTATCAACAATACAATGCATCAAATGCTATTCTGAAAAACACGCTAACGAATACTGTAATTTTTAATGTTCAGCAAACCTTAGGTGTTGTACTTAACTATAGCCCAAGTAACGCGAATGATGATGGCGAGCCAAACGGTGGCTTGAATAACTTACAAACCCAAAACAATACTTTTGGGGGCATAGCAAAAGAAATCCAGTTTGATAATTATGTTTGGAATACAGGGCAGGCGACAGATACTTATAATTTAAGCTTCGTTAAAAGTAATGTGCCAAGTTGTGCTGTAGTTCGTTTATATCATGCAGATGGTCGGACATTGCTGACAGATACTAATGGTGATGGTGTCATTGATACAGGCGGATTGGCTTACGGCACTTCAAAAAGAATTAAATTAGGGGTTTATTTCCCATCAAATTGTACGTCTACAAGTACAATGGATTTCGATATTACCGCAACTTCCGTAACAGATACTAGCGTAAAAAATAGTACGCGTGATCGATTAGTTAATACAGTTGCTGTGGGCGAAAGCGATTTGTATAACAGTAACAATTCAGGTGTGGGAGTTGGAAACGTTACTGGTTCAGGTGGGCAAGCCTTATTGGTGAAAAATGCTATAAAAGGTGCAACAGCTGTTTTCCCACTTGTTATTCGAAATAATAGCACTGCCTCAAATAATTATAATTTGTATGCATCGAGTACAGCGATTGACATTAATAGTATCAATACGACATTACCAACAAATTGGGTCGTGAAGTTCTATAATGGTGATGCAACATGTCAAACCTTACAGGCTGAAATTACCAGTACTGGCAACATGGCGGCTGGAACAACTAAACAGTATTGTGCGGTTGTCACTGTTCCTGCGGACACGACTTTGACAAGTTTACCAATTTGGTTTGCTATGAAATCACCGATGAATGCTCAAGGTGACAGTATTAAAGATCAAGTTGATGTAGCTGTACGCAAGTTGACTTTAGCAAATGATCAACAAGGGCGGATTAATGTAGGTGGTACGGTTGTATATCTGCATACATTAAAAAATATGGGTACATTTGTTGAAGGTGATACAAGCGGAAAAGTAAGTCTTAGCGTAGTCCCTCAAAATATTAATGATGGTTTCACTTATACTTTGTATTACGATGCTAATAATAATGGTGTATTAGATACCACAGACCCGATTGCTACCGATTTGTCTATAACTGGTGGATTAAACCCACAAAGTTCAGTTCAGCTAATTTTAAAAGTTCAAGCTCCATTAACAGCAGCAAATGGTATTTCTAGTGCAGCGAATATCGTCGTCTCTGCTACGAATACAATCCAAGGTTTAACGCTGACAACAATTCAAAATACAGATTTAACAACAGTTGATCCTACGCAACTTCGTTTGACCAAAGAGCAGTCTAAAGATGAAGCATGTACACTTATGAATGTTGCCACCGCGACCTATGCGAGCAACCCATTGACGATTAAGCCAAATCAATGCGTTACCTATCGTTTAACAATTAAAAATGATGGTTCAACACTAGCAGCAAATGTCGTGATTAATGATGTTGTACCTGCTTATAGTATTTTGCGAAATGCATTGCCGCCGTCAGTGAGTAAGGGTTCTGTAGCTGTGAGTGGAGATCAAATATCTGGAAATATTGGAGCACTTGCGCCACAGGAGCAAGCAGCGTTGTATTTTTCTATTCAGGTTACACCTTAA